In Scylla paramamosain isolate STU-SP2022 chromosome 8, ASM3559412v1, whole genome shotgun sequence, the sequence GTTTTGGACTTTCATTAGTGATCATGAAAATGTAAGAGTAGTAATAACTGTACTATAATACTTTTCACTTTTAACATAATGATACATTCATCTAATACCATCCATGGGCCATTGGCAATAATATGCTTACTGAAGTACAAGAAAGGCCTGGATTATGGACACTCACTGATAAGATTGTATACCAAAAGAATAAGGTGAAGAGAAACCCTGTTTTACATTACCAGTATCTTAgccaaatgtgtgtgttttggcaaCCCTTCCCCTTCACATGGGATGTCAGgcagttgtataaatatttttttctcggtAAATTTAAAGTAAAAGTAGGAACAGTTGGGCTTTACTAATTAATAGTTAATTGTATAGATTCAAATAAGTTCAAGTGGAGCCCAAGTGTGCGCATATTTCTTTAAAACTCATTAAATGCCCTATAATTTATATACCAATCTGACAAGGGACAAGATTTTCATAGACATGTTGGCTTcaataaatattaagaaaattttATCTTCATGTTATGAAATACTTAAGATTATTTAAAATCAGTGTTCTTGTTTCTAATTGTTATGTGCAGAGGGCTATATGAAGTGTCACACTGTCCTCCAAGTTTTGTTTGGCAGCATCTACACTAACATGTCTTATTAAAACAGGACTACTCTTCAAATCATCATTACATATATACttaatttaattaataataTGAAGATGTATCTCTTTGGTATGTCATAGTGCTGTAATATATATTTCCAATGTTCAGTTGAAAGTTTTAACATATAATTTGCCCTTTTGTTAAATTTTGGTAAAAGACAATGCCAacttatggaaaataaaaaaaaatattaaagacttGTTAGTGAGATTAAGCAAACATGAGACATGAACCTTCATTTGATAGTGATGTCATTAAGTGATGTTTAGCTGTTGAAACAGCTTAACCTTgttattatataattattatattaacTCATCAATTTTTAATGAACCATGTAAATAAgagcagataaataaatgtctGCTAGGCATCTTGTCTTGGGCACTTGGTGGCAGTTGGTAAGGCTATGATGAGACATTCATAACTGCATTTCTTAATAAATTTATATAATTACATCTTGATTATAATACTATATTGTAAAATGCTATAGGATTAAACAGTTCAAAGAAttcacacatatacacactgaAAGTCATCACTGCAACCATCAGTCCACCAGTGAATGTCTCTACAGTAGAAACTTGCCAGGGTTAACCACTGGGTAAAACTTTGACAACTGTGACAACACTTCATGTGACTGATAATATAGTAGTGTATGTGAAACTCAATCTTTCAGATATTATACTGGGTGTAAGAACATGATCTCTagtgaaacaggaagagaggagaaccTCAAGATTAGAACATGCAAGGAAGGAATACAAGGATAGATATGTGTGTTAATGGGAGTTTTATATTAGTAGAGAGgacatgtaaacacacacacacagagagagagagagagagagagagagagagagagagagagagagagagagagagagagagagagagagagagagagagagagagagagagagagagagagagagaaactgtttaTAGCTCTAAAGGAGCTTGAATCATATCAAGACCAAGCACACACCAGGAAACATTATTTGGAAACAATGTTTTCAAACTGCTTCTCAAATGTTTTCCAAATACTTGCAAGCATTTGAGAGACAGTTTtcatggatggatagatgagtgGACAGATGagtgaatagatggatggatgaaaacATGGTTTCCAAACTTTTCTAAATATTTCTCAAatagtggatagatggatggatgaaaacATGGTTTCCAAACTTTTCTAAATATTTCTCAAATATTTTCCAAGTGTTTGCAAACAGTTTTCAAAAGTGAGGGAAATGTACTTCTTAAGGAGTAACACCTTTTTTTATGATCAAGTAATATTCATGAATTCATAACTAAAGTTGAGAGAGAATGGATATGGAAAAATGACAACACAAACTAAACTTAAATCCAGTACACTACATTCATCTAAATACAACTATGCAAACACACCAagatacacatatacacactcaAAGCTACAACTGCTGTCTTGTCAGCTactgtgttttggtatgttttcaatttattctgtttatctaaTATCTATCCCATGGTGTATTAAAACAATGATGCAGGACAGTAAGCAGTAAATCTCAATATTACTAATATAAGTAAATCAATATTAGTAAAGTAAATGTTAATTACTGAGCTTTTGATataatgaaaattatgaaaaagctATAAAACCAATTTATTCAGTTTTTGACAAGTTAGGTGCAGAAAACCAGAACACCAAGACTCTACATAGGGACAGGGTAGATGAAATGTTGCTACAAAAGGGGAGGGCAATAACCACACAAACTGTTCTACAGGGAACGGTCAGGTTCTAAGTAGCTGATGTTCATGAAGAATTCATGAACTGAAAATTTGAATAATTACCTAAACTGCATGCATCATCATGAAAAGTGAAGGTGCCCAGTTTCTCCCACTCTCTATTTTTATCATCCTTGAGTGAGAGATTATTCTTGATGGTGACACCATTATTTAAATTACCATTTTCAAGTAGGTTGGGTTGTGATTTGCTCACCGACTGGTAAGCATAAACAGGATTGTCAAAGTGGTGTTGGTCTGAAAAGAAAGATCAAACATCAATGTTATCAGTGTTCCTAGTTCATAATAATGCAGATTTAAATACCAAATAGTAGTTTTGATAAGATAATAGAAAAGGCTACACATGCATTACCTAACTATGTAACTTTCTAAACATGAGACATATGCATGTATTTACATATttaaattttattaaaatttaaaTAAGAATTTTTGATAAACAAAATGCTGAAGTGCCCTTAAAGTTCACAATGCTCTGTGTATCAGATGTTTACAAATTTACAGTTTAACATATTGAGTTTGAAAAAGTTTACATTATCATTTCTGTCTTGAGTGTCGGATTATTGTTACTGATGTGTAAGAGCAGTATTTGCAAACAACAGAGCACTCAGATTCTGGTCCTGATATTGGAAGGTTTGCTTACTGCAAAGAGAAACACttagtttgttttgttctttgtcAAGTAAAATATCCAGGGAGAAGGGTTTGTAAGACTTGGCCCTCATCCTTTCTGGTCAGTCTGCCTAGTGCCTTTATCCTTTTTGTTACCTTAAATAAGGAGGGTGTGGAAGAGTTTTACAGCAAAATTTGAATAGAACTAAGCAGCTCTTGATGAGCTGGAGCATTATTGTAGCTTGATCaacactcttatttttttccaaaatgcTTTTGAATTTCCAGTGACTGTCATTCCTTCTAGAAACTCAAATTGAATGATTCCTTTCAACTCCCAGAAAATTGTGGCTATAGCATTCTGAGCTACAGGCAGGCCCTGTCTGAAGTATGTATACTgtatctgtctaatcttttaaagcccCCTAATGACTCGACCTGACTACTAAATCTATTCAATTCATCTGTTTGAGAACTAATAGTAGTACAGTGATGATGTGATCTCTTGAACACTAGAACTGTCAACTGGTACATGTGTTTCCTATTATCACCCTGCCACCCACACTAATCAAATAACCCAAGGTACAGGCAACATGCCATGCTCATCCTCATTAGCTTTGGTATTTCTCTTTCTAATGTTGTGTGCGAATTTTCATTATAATGGTTTCTTAgataaagagatgaagggagatcCCCACAGTTGGTCTACCTGTGTGCAGTTAATGCAAATGAATGAGTTAAGTGATCTTGGAAATTTTTGGGTTAGTGGTATGGTTCATTGAAATGTCAGAAAAACCTGGTGTGTAAGTTGAAAGGCCAATGTTGTCCCTCCAGAACATTTATGAATAAGCAGCATTAACTGTTAAATTGATTGTAATAATACAACCCATCTCTACCCAAAAATAAGACACTAATGAACTCAAAATCAAACTGTTTTCCTGTGTAATGGAGATAACAGATTTATCTACTTTATACCTACTCCACCCATCTCATGTCTTTCCTTCCATGCTTTACATGCTTGTACATAACTGAACTAGATACTTAGATTAATGTTCTTTCTCAATTTTTCTTAAACTCAGAACCTTTCAGTTGTGGGCTGAGTGTGCTGACCAGAAAGTTACATTACTAGGCTACTTCTTACTTGATATAGATACAAACTTTTGGTTACTTGTATTTCTTTCCAGAGATTAAAACATCTTCACTCCTAACAATCCTGAACATGAAACTATTTAATAACACaatattttgtctttcatcCACTCTTGTAAAAAAGTGCAGTTGGATCGGTTACAGTAACTGAATACATGTTTATGagtaagaaaatggaaggaaatactGATGTACAGTACTGGAGATAATAACAAGAGTCATGCCCATTATCAAGTAAACCATTATACTAGTGCCTTTGCTAAGAGCAGATAAGAGTTCCCATGTAACTTACAAATCACAAATTAGTATGGCTACCACACCATTTCTGTTTCTCAAGACAAACATTCATGTGATGCACAGGCTGATGAGCTACGTATTGTTTGATGCATTACAAACTGACATGCTTCATGAGGATAACACTTAACTAAAGCACAGTACTATAAATCTATGCTTTTGTATACTGATCTAAATTACATttcataaaaaaatggaaacattcaAATAGGTATATTCTATTCTATAAGTAGAATTAACTAATATGGCCAAACAATAGATTAGAACTGCCAATCTGCAAACCATCTgttcttaaatattttcttttattgaaaACTAAAAGCAATTTTAAGATTGATAAATTGCAGTACCTGCTATTGAACTCCACCTTTTTGCTACAGGTTGTCCTTAAAGTAAAGTAAGATGTAAATAGTTAGTGGTGATTGACTAATggtacatataaaaaaatagcatgtcCCACACATGACAAGTAAGAGGTTACAAATTTTTGGAATATATGAAATTTTCCTGAGCATCAAGCTTTGTTttatttgaaaaagaaaaaggaaaagccaAAAACTATAACTTCAGATGCCATAGGGTTAGTTCTACTCTGTAAAGCTTAAAAACCAATTTTTTGGTACATCGAGGGAAAATAATGCAAAGGGGAGATACAACACTGTGTGCAGCTAATGTCTGTACCACAATGTTGAGTAACCATCAAAAGAAGGTTAAATATAAAGTGGGGGAATCTCACCAGACTTTTGTGAAAGCTTAGTAGAAGAAGAACGTAGCTTTGCACTGTCTCGGTTCTCAGAAGGCCTGGGACGTTCTAAAGTGAGTAAACATGCAAAGCAAAAGTTAGAGTGAAAATATATCACTGGAAAGTTATAAATGAAAGTGGACTAAAGTTAATGTGAAAAGCAATTTCTTGAAATGCTGACATGGAGGTACAAACTTGAAAAGGGAAGCTGTATTATGAAAATTCAAGCTTTCATTCAAGAAATTATCATTACAAAACGTTTCCTTTGTATTGATTGTTATACAATACAATTGATTGTTATATATACTTTTACATATTTGTAAGAAAACAGTTCCTAACTTTGTCTTTATTAATCTCCCTGTATATTAAACTGTTACTCCATGTCAACAAACTGTTAAACCTATCACAAACTTTtacaaaaacacattttatcATCATTGGGATCCTTAAGATCTGTGCAGATGCCTGAAAATTCTGGTTAATGGCCAGAACTGTGGGCTGAGGAGAGCAGCAAtattatatatttccttttctgcAAAAATTATCTCATCTTAGTGTGCTGTATTTTTCATATGATTGAACTAAAACCAAAATAGGAATTTTCCAATAGTgtggtatttttcatgcataacAAAACTTTAATATGGTTTGAATTTCATCTGTGCCTTGCATACTGTAACTGATCTCACACATTCTTTGTTCTCCCGAAGGTAGATTACCCTCTGGCATGACCTTgaaaaggtgagggaaggtgctTTACAAAGGGAAATGAAGCTGTGCTGGTGGATAGAAACCAGTTTGCTTGAAAGGTGTAGGATGAAGGGTAAAGTCTGTGAAATAGCTGCAAATGTTTTAGGCAAGGTAGGAAGCAGCTAGGTTCTCTGAGGCAAGATGGCACTTAGTATGTGAGGTAGCATGTCTAGCCTTCCTACAGATGAGACTTCATAAGTGAATATTGTGGAGGATAATCATTATGCAAAAATTGTCTATAGTGTCTATGAACATTTTTGTGCAAACTAAAAATAAGCAAAGCTTAAGGtatcccattattattattatcaatttttGTTAAAAGCATTAATACAACTGATGCTTTTCTATAAGCGGGCATGGTTTATAAAATGTTTTCTTCATGGTGTGGTTCTTACCTGTAGCTGCTGGATCAGCAATGTACTGCACCACCGCTAACTCACGCTTCAGACGCACCAGTCGCCGCCTGAAACACCATATGATTCTGTTCCACAAAGAACTCAGAAAGACTTTCAACTACCATTACTGGCCTAATTTTAACTATGATGTaactaatttaattttctttttatatagtAATATCATCATTTACATCATTTGTAAGATGTAATTTGTAAGATGTAATACATACCTGTAGTAGATGATGATAGCAATTACAACAGTGATTAGGATGATAGAGACAACACCCACAATGAGTCCAGCATTGTTAGATGTTGACTGCCTAGGCAGGACGGGGTCTTTGTCTTTGAATATTGGGCTAGTGATGGGGATGTCACACATGTCTCCTGATGAAGAAAAGAGCCCATAGTTGTCAGTCAGTAATTCCACTCTGTCTTCTTCCAAACAATAGCCCTAATCATATAAGCTATGTGATGTGTATATCAATCCCAATAACCTTCATATTCCATTCTGGCTCAGGTCATCATCATAAAATGCAGATTCCACGTTAATATGGGTCAACCTTCTTTTCACCTGATGAAAGTTTACAGTCACACAGTCAATTGGAACTTATCTTTCTAAATTCCATCAGGAGTTCATCCTAAGGTTTCTTTGGTTTATGTATTGACTATTATTCTACATATTTaacacattaatttttctttttgtttttgttgttccaCTGATATTctcatttccatattttctttctaattccTCACTTGCATGGTAATTTTTCACAGTCGCATTGCACACAAAGTCACTGCTGTGAATGTGGGCAACAACAGACTGTAGGTAACCATATGTTAAATCTAGTAAGAATTAAGCAGTTCCTGCAGAGATACCACATTGTAAATCTGATCTTTGTATTATTTCTGAATTGGGCAGGGCAAACCATGTGTTATGAACCTTAATTTAATATGAACTTTAATTTAATACTTTCAAACTCAATTTCCTCACCTATCTGCTTGATAAAACCTTCCAGACACCTATCCCTCTTCTGCAATGGCACTCAACTTTTCTCTTCTGTACACAACATGAATTGGACATCTCTTTTCATAAATCTCTATTGGAAATCTTGTATCTCACCATTTGCTAAAACAGCATATTGTCTCTGCTAAATTTTGTTCTCAGATCCTGACAGGGACACTTTCTATCTTGTATGGAGTATAGCACCCCAAACATGGAGGTTCTGGTCTTATAGCATTAGCACTCTTCCCAGTGGAGGACTCATATATAGCTGTTTTGAAACTGGGACTACATATGTGTTGATGCATCACTGTATATATGTTCACCCTCCTTTGACTACATGATTCACTTGGTATATATGTAGACACTTTCCTTTTGATGTATAATCTATGCAAATTATGTGCCAGACAGATAATAAATGAACATGAAGATAACAGTATACAGTATGACAATAAAGAACTTTCAAAAGAAAGCAGGGCACACAGAAAACTAGAACAGAAGAGGTAAAGAAGGTTTGTTTTTGTGGCTTAGGAAAGACAGGCATCCAAAAGAAATGAGTGGAGAATGTTGGAAAAataggatggtgatgatgatgcttcaACACTCACCTTCAAATCCATAGCGGCACTTACAACCTTGGACAGGATGGCAAATAGAGTTTTCTGTACTGCAGTTGCAAACATTGAAGCATTGACGACCAAAAGAACCTTCAGGGCAGGCTGAAATTCCAAGTTTTTACATGAAATCACAAAAATGACTGAGGGAATTATTGAACTAAGCAAAACAGTAttacatattttaattaattaatgtagatatataattttttgataaaattttttttcatggattaGGATACTTCTGTGTAAAATTATGTACAGAATCAATATTATTGATATGGTATAGTACTGATGAAGTGGCAAAGTGCTTAGCATGCTTAGTTAACATCTCAGAGGTCTACCAGATCTTTATTTTAACTATGATGTCTCTTCTCTGTACAAGACAGCTATGGCAGTTAAGTCACCCCCTAACTCCTGTCCATACATTTCATATTTCCAAATTTCCTTTTCTAATTTCTGTCAAATGTTGCGGTACTCTGCTTCACTAATCTTGATTGCTGGCATGCATcttacttgtttacttgtttaattTGGTCAtgtaaaatggagagaaaaaaaaaaaaaaaaaaaaaaaaaaaaaaaaaaaaaaaaagtaaattccaGTTTTAGGGTAATGGGATTTTCAAAGATCTATATATGGAAAACATGATTTTCAATAAAGATCAATGAATTACACTCACTTTGAGTGCATCCAAATCCCATCCATCCTGGCTTGCATTCACAGAAGCCATCACTTCCTCGACAAGATGCATGATTACGACAGTGACAGGTCTGAAGGCAGTTATAACCAAAACTTCCTGGAGGACAAGGCTGAGAACAGTCTGTTCCTCTCCAGCCTGGCAAACACAGACATTGACCTAAGGGAAAAGAGAACCAGTTTAATTGTGCAATAGTTAAAACTATTTCCAGACATTTCATCAATACTTAACAATATTCTAATTATGCTCTACACAATGTACAATACACTCACCTGTTTCATGATTGCATCCCGCCCCATTGCGACACTTGCAAGTATTAGCACAGCCAATTCCCCAGGTACCTGGTGCACATGTGCGGTCACAGCGAGGACCGTGCCATCCAGCCTTGCACACACAGGTCCCTAGCTGGGGGTGACATGTTCCATTTCCATGCACACAAGAAGGACAGTCCTGATTACAATTTACTCCATATTTTCCTGGCCGACAGGGAGTATTACAGTCGGCTCCATGCCATCCACGCTCACATACACATTTCCCTGTCTGAAGGTTGCAGGATCCATTGTTCTTGCAGTCGCATTTCTTTAAACATGATTCTCCATAGAGGCCACGAGGGCAGTGTGACTGACAACTGACACCTGAAGAGTAAAATATAAGGTATTAAGACATATAAATTCAGTATCAGCTAAAGGAAAAATTCAAATTATAAATACTATATCTCGATGGTAAGAAAGTACTGTATGTAAATCTAAAACCTCCTTTAAAAAGTAGGCAGACAGTCAATAATCAGGATGTCCTGATATGAAATTTTTTGTACATTTGATAATCCAAGCATTAAGAAATTTGAAAATTGACAAATCAGCATTGTGTAAGAAAATTGTTGTCCTACATTAAAATATCTTTCAAAGTAAATAtggtggtagatgaatgaaatagcattactagagtcaatagggagctttaacagattatacaaatttatggataaggatgataatTGGAAACAGGTGTGCATGCTTTATGCTGTACATGTGCAGGCTTGATAgcttttgcagcttcccttgttttgttatgttctcatgttcagTATGATGGCTGGGCATAAGACACCAGAAAAATTTTGCTGCCCTTTAATAGCAAACTTTGTTTTGGTTACTCAAGTTGTGTGACAGTACACTGGCataatcttttgttttatttttaaagaaacaataaaaagaaaatgatcttaattataattttcttgcTTATGCTGTATATTGGGAATTCCTCCAGGAGTAATATTTTCAAGCCTTTTCAGTGAGCAATGTCCTGCATATATTTGTTTGTCACTGCAACAACCTTCATCCAGCTTAAGTGATGAGAGTATTGAATATGTGTACAGGTTCCCctcaaaaaaattatattcccAAATGGGTGTTTTCTGCTGATCAGAAAGCTTAGATGGAATTGCTTTACAGGGCAGTACACAGATTATTAAGGTACTAAAAAGTTATGACTCGTTGCTAACAAAATAGTGTTATTTTAAGACAGTAAatgtttttaaattttttttagaaaaattACTCATGATCTGCTCAAGAAATATCAGAAAGGAGTTAATAATATTACAAGTTGAAAAGCTTCATCCACTTAGAATTTAATTCTGGCAGAAACAATCCCATTAAACCTATAAAAACATTACCTCTAAAGCCAGGCTTGCATATACACCTGCCAGTTTCAGCATCACAGCCTTCCACATGAGGCCCAACACAGGCACAGACATTCACACAAGCCATTCCATGATGTCCTTGTCTACaagttttttcacatttctctcCATAATGTCCAGGGCCACAGGTACACTCTCCTGTCACGGGATCACATGATCCATTGTTGAGACAGTCGCATGTTTTAGAACAATTCTCTCCATAACTTCCAAGTGGACAAGTGAGAGAGCACTGTTGTCCTTCCCATCCTGTAATTTCAATATTCATATAAATATTTGTTGTGGCATAATGATGATCAAAAATATTTTGATACTAAGAGGAGTAgtttaataataaatatttatcATGAATCAATAGTATAGCAAATTTTATGCCTCCTTACACATTTGTTTCCTTCAGTAAGAAAGTAAGACTAAAAATTCTTCTCTAAAAATAAGGGGAATAACAAATATGcagctacaactactactatatacAAAAGAGTTAGACTTATTATATCACCCTTAATTCCCTAAGAGATGTGACAACTGATaggtataaaaataattaaaagatgaAGGGATGGTAACTTCTCCAAGAACTCTATCTCTTGCAAAGTGGACAAATTCATATAGgataattttcttcacttttttcaatTATTCATGTTTCTACTTACCTGGTTTGCAGAAACACTTTCCTGACTCATGTGAACAGCCATATGAATTATCACACCGACAGTCAAGCTCACATTTTTGTCCGTATTTAAACTTTGGACAGTGTTCATCACATAGTGCCCCATGGTAGCCTgttaaatggaaaagagagagagaaatcatatGAGCTTTAATGCTTCATAATTTTTCAGTAACAATATCACATTATATGatttaaaatgagagagagagagagagagagagagagagagagagagagagagagagagagagagagagagagagagagagagagagagagagagagagagagagagagagagagagagagagagagagagagagagagagagagagtaacttcAAAATGATCAGAATCATTTTATGCATTAATTATGCAGATGAAGCTACAAACATTTTCTCACCTGGTGCACATATACAGGTGCCATCAACTGGATCGCAGAATGCTCCATTTCTACATTGACAACTTTGAGCACATTTCTCTCCATACTTGTAGAAAGGACATGCTCTTGTACAAGTCTCTCCTGCCCATCCAGCCTTACACTCACAGGCTCCAGTCCATGGATGACATCTGTTGacaagttaaaaataaatagtttGCTTAAACTTAGAGGGACTTAAAATGTGATTAATTTTTATTTGGGTATAAATTTAAAAGATTAAgtataaaataagtaaattaaactTGAAGGCAAGAAAAGATGAGTGCAGGAAATCCTCTCTATAAGATCATTAACTAAATTCACTACACCTAAAACACATGGCCAGTTTTATACAGTAAACCTTTTGTGTACAattttacttttccttaatTCTTGAGTCCAGTAACTACAGTGATGATTTCTTATAGCTTGTCATGATAACAGATGAGTGCTAAATAAAAAATTCTCACCTTTCAGTATTATCCTTTTCACATGAACAAATATGTGAACAGCCTGGACCATACTGGTTTGGTGGACAAGCAGGTATGGAACACTGAGTTCCCAGCCAACCTTCTTTGCAGAAACAACGGCCACTTATGTGTGAACATGTTGCTCCATTGTAACATGAACAAGTCTCCGTACAGTTTACACCATAGGTGCCTAGTGGACATTCATCTTGAcactgaaaacaaaattattaagtGTGAGTTTCAGTTGATCTGCAATGCACATCAGaattgggtaaaaaaaaaaaaaaaaaaaaaaaaaaaaaaaaaaaaaaaaaaaaaaagggtgtattttttttatattttttttgggaattttatttttttgtttattcctcctatttatatgtaaattagtttaaataagcaattaaaaagtaatctagagttaAATGAAAGGTCTGaagtttttttatgtagaagggggaccggataaaaaaaaaaaaaaaaaaaacgaacagagTCGAGAGTGGTAGTGAGAAATTacatgataagtgtcttgacacctccctcttgaaagagttcaagtcataggaaggtggaaatacggaagcaggtaAGGAGTTCCGGCATTTATcagaaaaaagggatgaatgattgagaatactacttaactcttgcattagagaagtggacataatagggttgaggtaaagaagaaagtcatgtgcagtgaggctgtggtaggaggggaggcatgcggtTAGCAAGATAACAAGAGCAGTTGGCATaaaaaaatagcggtagaagatagcaagtgatgcaacattgcggcaatgagagagaggctgaagacagtcagttagaggagagaagttaataagatgaaaagcttttgattccaccctgtctcaAAGAGCAGTATGCATGGAACCCACCCCCaaaacatgtaaagcatactccatacatggacggataaggcccctgtacagagttagcagctgggggggtgagaaaaactggtggagatgactcagaacacccaacttcacagaagttgttttagctagatgaaatgtgaagtttccagtttagattataagtaaaggacagactgaggatgttcagtgtagaagagggggacagttgtctggaaggttgtgctgaattgatagatggaggaattgagtttttgaggcattgaacaatactatgtttgctttgccccaatcagaattttcgagggatcagaagtcaggcctTCTGTGCTTCCCTgcaagaactgtttacttcctgaagggttggatgtctacgaaaagatgtgggaaagtgctgcaggatggaatcatcagtgtaggagtggataggacaagaagtttgatttagaagatcattgatgaataataggaagagagtagatgacaggacagaaccataaggaacaccactgttaatagatttagaagaacagtggccgtctaaaacagcagcaacaggatgatcagaaaggaaacttgagatgaagttaaagaaagaaggactgaagctgtaggagggtagtttggaaatcaaagctttgtgccagactctatcaaaagcttttgatttgtcTAAgtcaacaggaaaagtttcaccaaaacccctaaaagaggatgaccaagactcagtaaagaaacccagatcaccagtacagcggtcttgatggaacccatactggcgattagatgGGAGGTTGTGAacagatagatgtttaagaatcttcctgttgaggacagattcaaaactttagagaggcaggaaataaaagcaataggacgatagtttgagagactagaatggtcatcctttttaggaacaggtttaAATTTAGGCatacttccagcaagaaggaaaggtagatgttgatggaCAGAGgtggaagagtttgacttggcaa encodes:
- the LOC135103051 gene encoding protein draper-like isoform X10, with protein sequence MVEASCTGVHGNDVRVGQSTTTTTFTTTAAMAARMWMVWAVWAAAVVAVTWVPTVGATALRGPNVCNKQETYTSFVNVSYSKAYQVRTYTFCLSIPPKCSKYKIAYKTSFKRQSQTKTRTVNVCCSGYTRVPAEDRCMPICSQDCIHGICIKPDECRCEAGYSGPSCNITCPEGKWGVGCIHDCPCLHEGKCDPLYGNCSCHAGWIGPYCEEKCQEGYYGVDCKDRCRCQNGGTCDHVSGACRCPPGWTGPLCEKSCPEGTHGAACSSKCQCQNGGHCDPVTGKCQCPAGWTGDVCANPCPQGTWGYNCSEQCDCYNSATCDHKTGRCKCPSGYIGNKCQDECPLGTYGVNCTETCSCYNGATCSHISGRCFCKEGWLGTQCSIPACPPNQYGPGCSHICSCEKDNTERCHPWTGACECKAGWAGETCTRACPFYKYGEKCAQSCQCRNGAFCDPVDGTCICAPGYHGALCDEHCPKFKYGQKCELDCRCDNSYGCSHESGKCFCKPGWEGQQCSLTCPLGSYGENCSKTCDCLNNGSCDPVTGECTCGPGHYGEKCEKTCRQGHHGMACVNVCACVGPHVEGCDAETGRCICKPGFRGVSCQSHCPRGLYGESCLKKCDCKNNGSCNLQTGKCVCERGWHGADCNTPCRPGKYGVNCNQDCPSCVHGNGTCHPQLGTCVCKAGWHGPRCDRTCAPGTWGIGCANTCKCRNGAGCNHETGQCLCLPGWRGTDCSQPCPPGSFGYNCLQTCHCRNHASCRGSDGFCECKPGWMGFGCTQTCPEGSFGRQCFNVCNCSTENSICHPVQGCKCRYGFEGDMCDIPITSPIFKDKDPVLPRQSTSNNAGLIVGVVSIILITVVIAIIIYYRRRLVRLKRELAVVQYIADPAATERPRPSENRDSAKLRSSSTKLSQKSDQHHFDNPVYAYQSVSKSQPNLLENGNLNNGVTIKNNLSLKDDKNREWEKLGTFTFHDDACSLGAVGGHYDVPSTLQRQARVKALEADATNPNLNIYHSIESLKDNRLVEHVYDEIKQRPPPQKDPGLGAQRIRLKCSQYSDGAARVSLAHIS